A window of the Opitutaceae bacterium genome harbors these coding sequences:
- a CDS encoding uroporphyrinogen decarboxylase family protein codes for MTPLERIHATLAGKPVDSLAAQPMVMMFAARHAGMPFIDYTRDGLKMAQAQLKTAEDFDIDCLLTCSDPAREVIDIAGEGSVEWFEDQGPAINEDRAALLDMSRLKTFRIPDPLGGGRMHDRIRGIEMMYREVGGYRSIVGWVEGPLALAQELRGLNHVMMDFLENPSFVDDLLEFSADVAIPYAMAQIAAGVDTIGMSDAAASLIGPGHYRRFVQPRQKRVLEAIKAAHPNIITRLHMCGQTESLLPAMAELPADIFELDFPVDLNLARKHLGPGRVISGNVSTVSTLLTGSTESVYQEAARCHRISGSNHIVNSGCEVSPMTPPENLRALIRYAREHTP; via the coding sequence ATGACTCCGCTCGAGCGCATCCACGCCACCCTCGCCGGCAAGCCGGTTGACTCCCTCGCCGCCCAACCCATGGTAATGATGTTCGCCGCCCGGCACGCCGGGATGCCCTTCATCGACTACACCCGCGATGGCCTCAAAATGGCCCAGGCCCAGCTCAAAACGGCGGAGGATTTCGACATCGATTGCCTCCTGACCTGCTCCGATCCGGCCCGCGAAGTCATCGATATCGCAGGCGAGGGCAGCGTCGAGTGGTTTGAGGATCAGGGTCCCGCCATCAACGAAGACCGGGCTGCCCTGCTTGACATGTCACGGTTGAAGACGTTCCGGATTCCCGATCCGCTCGGAGGCGGCCGGATGCACGACCGGATCCGGGGAATCGAGATGATGTATCGGGAGGTCGGGGGTTACCGCTCCATCGTCGGCTGGGTCGAAGGACCGCTCGCCCTCGCCCAGGAATTGCGTGGGCTGAATCACGTCATGATGGATTTCTTGGAAAACCCGTCGTTTGTCGACGATCTGCTGGAGTTCTCGGCCGACGTGGCGATCCCCTATGCCATGGCCCAGATCGCCGCCGGAGTGGACACCATCGGCATGAGCGATGCCGCAGCCAGTCTGATCGGCCCCGGCCACTACCGGCGTTTCGTCCAGCCCAGACAGAAGCGGGTCCTCGAAGCGATCAAGGCCGCCCATCCGAACATCATCACCCGTCTGCACATGTGCGGCCAGACCGAGTCGCTGCTTCCCGCCATGGCGGAGCTGCCCGCCGACATTTTCGAACTGGATTTCCCGGTTGACCTGAACCTCGCGCGCAAACACCTCGGACCCGGACGGGTGATCAGCGGAAATGTCTCCACCGTATCCACTCTTCTGACCGGCTCGACCGAGTCCGTTTACCAGGAGGCTGCCCGCTGCCACCGCATTTCCGGCTCCAACCACATCGTGAATTCCGGGTGCGAGGTCTCACCCATGACCCCTCCGGAAAACCTTCGAGCCCTGATCCGCTACGCCCGCGAGCACACCCCGTGA
- the larE gene encoding ATP-dependent sacrificial sulfur transferase LarE yields MAPTIPDALEAWFSELKGSLTAFSGGVDSALVLFLSREFLGDRGIGVIADSPSLKREDLAIAHQFCRSHDITLRVIHPREIDDPNYAANPVDRCFHCKSNLYTELHHIRSEYPGYTLLNGTNADDIGDYRPGLKAAEENAIRSPLADCGLTKAAVRELARALGLEVWDKPASPCLSSRIPYGQPVTVEKLTRIENAETILAGLGFKQVRVRHFDSTARIEVPAVDLHRLEEALPQITSAFADLGFTAVEMDAEGLVSGKLNRAIGRA; encoded by the coding sequence ATGGCCCCGACAATCCCAGACGCCCTCGAAGCCTGGTTTTCAGAATTGAAGGGATCCCTGACCGCCTTCTCCGGCGGAGTCGACTCAGCCCTTGTCCTTTTCCTTTCCCGGGAATTTCTCGGGGATCGCGGGATCGGTGTTATCGCGGATTCGCCCAGTCTCAAACGCGAAGATCTTGCGATAGCCCATCAATTCTGCCGGAGCCACGATATCACTCTGAGGGTGATCCATCCCCGGGAAATCGATGATCCCAATTACGCGGCCAACCCGGTGGATCGCTGCTTTCACTGCAAGAGCAACCTCTACACGGAACTCCATCATATCCGATCCGAGTATCCCGGCTACACCCTGCTCAACGGGACCAACGCCGATGATATCGGGGATTACCGGCCGGGCCTTAAAGCCGCCGAAGAGAACGCCATCCGTTCGCCCCTGGCGGACTGCGGTCTCACCAAGGCCGCCGTGCGCGAACTGGCCCGGGCACTCGGTCTGGAGGTCTGGGACAAACCGGCCAGCCCCTGCCTCAGTTCCCGAATCCCCTACGGCCAGCCCGTCACGGTGGAGAAACTGACGCGCATCGAGAACGCGGAAACGATTCTCGCCGGACTGGGCTTCAAACAGGTTCGTGTCCGGCACTTTGATTCGACCGCCCGGATCGAGGTGCCCGCGGTTGATCTCCATCGGCTGGAAGAAGCCCTGCCGCAGATCACTTCCGCCTTCGCAGACCTCGGTTTCACCGCAGTCGAAATGGACGCCGAAGGACTCGTCTCGGGCAAACTCAATCGGGCCATCGGCCGGGCCTGA
- a CDS encoding zinc-binding dehydrogenase: MNSTPGVVNFSKTPFSVELRDIPRPTPDDGEVLVRVLAVGVCGSDLHQWTGQQGWSVNYPVVLGHEFCGVIEEMPGKNSSWREGDRIVSETAAVINPDSPMTRRGLYNLDPDRKGFGYGVDGAMTTFVRVPERCLHRVPESLKSEHAALTEPCCVAYNAVMNNSRITPGCRVLVIGPGPIGLLCASIARLAGADVAVTGLPADQIRLDTAELIGCHPIVGDPTEWARQGDGLGVDVVIDAAGISATLKTALDLVRPAGWITKVGWGPQPLGFSLDPLVQKNVTLQGSFSHNWPVWERVLELLGSGRLNLSPILGGIWPLHKWHDAFEAMHSGAIVKAVLKPEN, encoded by the coding sequence ATGAATTCCACACCCGGCGTCGTCAATTTTTCCAAAACCCCTTTTTCCGTCGAACTCCGCGACATCCCGCGCCCGACTCCCGACGACGGTGAAGTGTTGGTCAGGGTCCTGGCCGTCGGAGTCTGCGGGAGTGATCTCCACCAATGGACCGGGCAGCAGGGATGGTCGGTCAACTACCCGGTTGTTCTCGGTCATGAATTCTGCGGAGTGATCGAGGAAATGCCGGGAAAAAACTCTTCCTGGAGGGAGGGCGACCGGATCGTTTCAGAAACCGCGGCCGTCATCAATCCCGACAGCCCCATGACCCGTCGGGGTCTCTACAACCTCGACCCCGATCGCAAGGGTTTCGGCTATGGGGTGGATGGGGCGATGACCACCTTTGTTCGGGTCCCCGAACGCTGCCTGCACCGGGTGCCTGAAAGCTTGAAGTCGGAACACGCCGCCCTGACCGAGCCCTGCTGCGTGGCCTACAACGCGGTCATGAACAACAGCCGGATCACTCCGGGATGCCGGGTGCTCGTCATCGGCCCCGGACCGATCGGGCTTCTCTGCGCGAGCATCGCCCGATTGGCGGGGGCCGACGTCGCCGTGACCGGGTTGCCGGCCGACCAGATCCGGCTTGATACCGCGGAATTGATCGGGTGTCACCCCATTGTCGGCGATCCGACGGAATGGGCACGGCAAGGTGACGGCCTGGGCGTCGATGTCGTCATCGATGCTGCCGGTATTTCCGCCACCCTGAAGACCGCGCTCGATCTCGTCCGGCCCGCCGGCTGGATCACGAAGGTCGGCTGGGGACCGCAACCACTTGGATTCTCGCTGGATCCGCTCGTCCAGAAAAACGTCACCTTGCAGGGTTCCTTTTCTCACAACTGGCCGGTCTGGGAACGTGTGCTCGAACTCCTCGGATCCGGCCGTCTCAACCTCTCCCCGATCCTCGGTGGTATCTGGCCACTCCACAAGTGGCATGACGCGTTTGAAGCCATGCATTCGGGCGCCATCGTCAAAGCTGTCTTGAAACCGGAAAACTGA
- a CDS encoding oxidoreductase — protein sequence MRLEDKVIIVTGSTTGIGKAIARKCLEEGARVLIHGLEAELGAAVRTELDPGGEKTALRVADLTAPGSSAAVVDHAIQSFGQLDGLVNNAALVGNGTIQNTDEALFDRFISTNLRAPFFLIQAALPHLTRTRGSVVNIGSVNAHAGEGHMVPYSISKGGLMTLTRNLGDTLTRESGVRINQINPGWVLTEGEYQRYRDQGRPDNWPSHLSRFFTPSGRLFTPEEIAAAAIYFLSDESGPVSGSVLDIEQHTFLGRNLPKF from the coding sequence ATGCGACTCGAGGACAAAGTCATTATCGTGACCGGATCAACCACCGGCATCGGGAAGGCCATTGCCAGGAAATGCCTCGAGGAAGGGGCCCGGGTCCTCATCCACGGTCTTGAGGCGGAACTCGGTGCCGCCGTCCGGACGGAGCTCGACCCCGGTGGAGAAAAGACGGCGTTGCGGGTCGCCGACCTGACTGCTCCAGGTTCTTCCGCCGCCGTTGTCGACCACGCCATTCAGTCGTTCGGGCAATTGGACGGGCTGGTCAACAATGCCGCTCTGGTCGGCAACGGGACCATCCAGAATACCGATGAGGCACTCTTCGACCGCTTCATCTCGACCAACCTGCGGGCGCCCTTCTTCCTTATCCAGGCCGCCCTGCCCCACCTGACCCGGACCCGCGGATCGGTGGTCAATATCGGTTCGGTCAACGCCCACGCAGGTGAAGGCCACATGGTCCCGTATTCCATCTCCAAGGGAGGCCTCATGACCCTGACCCGGAATCTTGGTGATACCCTCACCCGCGAATCCGGTGTCCGCATAAACCAGATCAACCCAGGCTGGGTCCTGACTGAAGGGGAATACCAGCGCTACCGGGATCAGGGACGTCCCGACAACTGGCCGTCCCACCTCTCAAGATTCTTCACGCCGTCCGGGCGCCTCTTCACCCCCGAGGAGATCGCCGCCGCCGCCATTTACTTCCTCAGCGATGAGTCCGGACCGGTCAGTGGTTCCGTCCTCGACATTGAACAACACACCTTTCTCGGGCGCAATCTTCCGAAATTCTGA
- a CDS encoding cytochrome c has protein sequence MNRFPIAGSALISTLFTCALFSQATVQEEIADQAIEKGRYLAFGVAMCVDCHTPKMSNDLLDSTRLLMGTEIRTTPLEPVADWAAYAPAIAGLPNYSVDEVVEVLTTGTIGNTYLRPPMPVYRMNEEDARAIALYLKSLAPGQEELN, from the coding sequence ATGAATCGATTCCCTATTGCCGGCTCTGCCCTGATCTCAACGCTCTTCACCTGCGCCCTTTTCAGTCAAGCGACCGTCCAGGAGGAGATCGCGGATCAGGCGATCGAAAAAGGGCGTTACCTCGCTTTCGGTGTCGCCATGTGCGTCGACTGCCACACCCCGAAAATGAGCAACGACTTGCTCGACTCCACCCGGCTCTTGATGGGGACTGAGATCCGTACGACACCGCTCGAGCCGGTTGCCGATTGGGCCGCCTACGCCCCGGCGATTGCCGGCCTGCCCAACTATTCGGTGGACGAGGTGGTTGAAGTCCTGACCACAGGGACCATCGGTAATACCTATCTCCGCCCGCCCATGCCGGTCTATCGGATGAACGAAGAGGACGCCCGCGCCATCGCTCTCTATCTCAAGTCGCTGGCCCCGGGTCAGGAAGAGCTGAATTGA
- the lpxD gene encoding UDP-3-O-(3-hydroxymyristoyl)glucosamine N-acyltransferase, translating into MDVSVGELITLINGTLLSGSPDHRIVGFASLKEAKPGDLTFFYDSRYHKQLMETAATAALVPSETTQFPDKLTCIGVANPSQAFEIIVEKFGLQPIPFKAGIHPSATIGKDVVINPGLVCVGPGAVIDERAWIGDGVTIGANAYVGPDVRIGKDSFLHPNATVLQACLLGERVIIHSSAVIGADGFGYVLEKGRHRKIRQAGIVQIDNDVEVGAATTIDRARFGRTWIGEGTKIDNLVQIAHNVIVGKHCIIVSQTGIAGSSILEDYVVAAAQVGIAGHVTIGRQSTLAARAGVLKDLPGGHTYLGYPAVPIQEEQRLRVHIRRLPKTLERIKELENRLAALESQSSVGH; encoded by the coding sequence ATGGACGTCAGCGTCGGTGAACTCATTACCCTCATAAACGGGACGCTTCTCTCCGGAAGTCCGGACCATCGAATCGTTGGTTTCGCGTCCCTCAAGGAAGCCAAGCCGGGCGACCTGACCTTCTTTTACGATTCCCGTTACCACAAGCAGCTCATGGAGACTGCGGCCACCGCGGCGCTTGTCCCCTCGGAAACGACACAATTCCCGGACAAGCTGACCTGCATCGGAGTCGCCAACCCGTCCCAAGCCTTCGAAATCATCGTCGAGAAGTTCGGCCTTCAACCCATCCCTTTCAAGGCCGGCATTCATCCGTCCGCCACAATCGGAAAAGATGTCGTGATCAATCCCGGACTCGTCTGTGTCGGACCCGGAGCCGTCATCGATGAACGGGCCTGGATCGGTGACGGCGTGACCATCGGCGCAAATGCCTACGTGGGGCCCGATGTCCGGATCGGCAAGGATTCCTTTCTCCATCCCAACGCCACCGTCCTTCAGGCCTGCCTGCTCGGCGAACGCGTCATCATTCATTCGTCCGCCGTTATCGGCGCGGATGGATTCGGCTATGTTCTGGAAAAGGGACGTCACCGGAAGATTCGTCAGGCCGGCATTGTCCAGATCGACAACGATGTGGAAGTTGGTGCGGCAACGACCATCGACCGGGCCCGTTTTGGACGGACCTGGATCGGCGAAGGCACCAAGATCGACAACCTCGTCCAGATCGCCCACAACGTCATCGTCGGCAAACACTGCATTATCGTATCCCAGACCGGAATCGCCGGGAGTTCCATACTGGAGGATTACGTCGTCGCCGCGGCGCAGGTCGGCATCGCCGGCCACGTCACCATCGGCCGGCAATCCACCCTCGCGGCACGAGCCGGCGTCCTCAAGGACCTTCCCGGCGGTCATACCTACCTCGGCTATCCCGCGGTCCCGATTCAGGAGGAACAGCGCCTGCGGGTTCACATTCGGCGCCTGCCCAAAACACTCGAACGGATCAAGGAACTCGAAAATCGACTGGCCGCACTCGAGTCGCAAAGTAGTGTCGGTCATTGA
- a CDS encoding orotidine 5'-phosphate decarboxylase / HUMPS family protein yields the protein MKPIVQISLDLTRLDEAIETATMALRAGVDWLEAGTPLILAEGLRAVSGLRERFPDVPIVADLKTMDGGYLEAEMMAKAGATHVVVMERAHPETIKCVVQAGRDFNVKVMGDNLAAPDMVASARRLEDLGCDFIVHHVGYDERRGIAARGERMPSPLDQLRAVVEAVSIPVQAVGGLSIEQAIQCPGYGAPLVVLGAPLTIDADAFRTAGGDLEGSLRLICEAVHRQS from the coding sequence ATGAAACCGATCGTGCAGATCTCTCTCGACCTGACCCGGCTGGACGAAGCGATCGAGACCGCGACCATGGCGCTTCGTGCGGGCGTCGACTGGCTGGAAGCCGGGACACCCCTCATCCTCGCCGAGGGCCTCAGGGCGGTCAGCGGCTTGAGGGAGCGTTTTCCCGACGTGCCGATCGTCGCTGACCTGAAGACGATGGACGGAGGCTACCTCGAAGCGGAGATGATGGCCAAAGCCGGGGCGACTCATGTCGTCGTGATGGAGCGGGCCCACCCCGAAACCATCAAGTGCGTCGTCCAGGCCGGGCGGGATTTCAATGTCAAGGTCATGGGTGACAATCTGGCCGCGCCCGACATGGTGGCATCGGCAAGGCGGTTGGAAGATCTCGGCTGCGATTTTATCGTCCATCACGTCGGCTACGACGAACGGCGGGGCATCGCCGCCCGTGGGGAACGCATGCCCAGCCCGCTCGATCAGCTGCGGGCGGTCGTCGAGGCCGTGTCCATCCCGGTTCAAGCCGTCGGGGGCCTCAGCATCGAACAGGCCATCCAGTGCCCCGGCTACGGAGCCCCACTCGTTGTGCTTGGTGCGCCCCTCACCATCGATGCGGATGCATTCCGCACCGCCGGCGGGGACCTCGAGGGCTCTCTCCGATTGATCTGCGAGGCCGTCCACCGGCAGTCCTGA
- the larB gene encoding nickel pincer cofactor biosynthesis protein LarB, producing the protein MENLNLDFDRESRLGFPEVVYGASKSLETLEVILRQHAEVEKNAFVTRLQPEKASALMESFSGSTYDPVSGAFLLHQHDLSSRKKSVGIISAGTSDEFVVNEAYYTLNYLGVAAARINDIGVAGIHRLMTRLKELRTFRVLIVAAGFEGALPSVIGGLLAQPIIAVPTSIGYGVASDGRTALHAMLASCANGITVTNIDNGYGAAIAAFRILRLLK; encoded by the coding sequence ATGGAAAATCTGAATCTGGACTTTGACCGCGAGAGCCGACTCGGCTTCCCCGAGGTTGTTTACGGCGCGTCCAAGTCGCTGGAGACCCTCGAGGTGATCCTGCGACAACATGCCGAAGTCGAAAAAAACGCCTTCGTCACCCGGCTTCAGCCGGAAAAGGCCTCCGCCCTCATGGAGTCCTTCTCCGGTTCCACCTACGATCCGGTCTCAGGCGCCTTCCTCCTCCACCAGCATGATCTCTCCTCCCGGAAGAAATCCGTCGGCATCATCTCCGCCGGCACCTCGGATGAGTTTGTCGTCAATGAGGCCTACTACACACTGAACTACCTGGGAGTGGCGGCCGCCCGCATCAACGACATCGGGGTGGCCGGTATCCATAGACTGATGACACGCCTTAAGGAACTGCGGACCTTCCGCGTCCTCATCGTCGCGGCCGGTTTCGAAGGCGCCCTGCCCAGCGTGATCGGCGGGCTGCTTGCACAGCCGATCATCGCAGTGCCGACCAGCATAGGCTACGGCGTCGCCTCCGACGGACGAACCGCCCTTCACGCCATGCTCGCCAGCTGCGCCAACGGGATCACCGTGACCAATATCGACAACGGCTACGGTGCGGCCATCGCTGCCTTCCGCATCCTCCGACTCCTCAAATGA